Proteins encoded within one genomic window of Pseudomonadales bacterium:
- a CDS encoding flagellin domain-containing protein: MALSVNTNLASLNTQRTLSISSGKLGTAMERLSSGLRINSAKDDAAGLGISARMTSQIRGLDQAVRNANDGISLAQTAEGAMGEMSNILQRMRELSIQSANGSNSATDRASLNGEVNQLKQELSRIANNTTFNGKRLLDGTLRSEQFQVGAQANETISMSIGDGRATGLGNHAVNTSVNTSTTTNGIQANNGLEAASKRGFILSDGSVIGKVQTAGTTNGYTATTFTTTAADGTTDTYLTTANDSAKTIAAGINSNLTGASATAYNMVTVAVSGTADATDADDITISDGTNTVTYSVAASGTATNAALVTAINADSAFTGAGGFARLNATSGNVEIINTEGRDIRVALAKGTTTSGSTAVTVQGLGDSSATSVTNATTRTAGGQISLYLNQGTSVAASATTIFTAAPTAVAVGLADASGGNGVAAQTLSVAGAQGTSSVAVNANDSAYTIATAVNQYSSTTGVSATARTVATLSGLSAAGTITFGLQGSNGTATTISANITGTGNLVDLVTAINGKTGDTGITAKLNNSGGVELTQAEGHDIKITNFTHSAAVNNGSSSAPTQVAVEQSITVTGGEGQSVKLYDGGNRDGADSTVVGGQVSFTGSAAYNVSSSIAGTVGSVFSGAASSANASSLSSVNSVDISTTTGANDAIAVIDGAIDQINSIRSDLGAIQNRFLSAISNMQATSENISAARSRVMDADFASETAALSKGQVMQQAGMAMLSQANALPQQVLSLLRG; encoded by the coding sequence ATGGCTCTCAGTGTCAACACCAACCTGGCGTCGCTCAATACCCAGCGCACGCTGTCGATCTCATCGGGCAAACTGGGCACGGCGATGGAGCGGCTCTCGTCGGGCCTGCGCATCAACAGCGCCAAGGATGACGCGGCCGGTCTGGGTATCTCGGCGCGGATGACCTCGCAGATTCGCGGTCTGGATCAGGCCGTGCGCAATGCCAACGACGGCATCTCGCTGGCGCAGACCGCCGAAGGCGCGATGGGCGAGATGAGCAACATCCTGCAGCGGATGCGTGAACTGTCGATCCAGTCGGCCAACGGCAGCAACAGCGCCACCGACCGCGCCTCGCTCAATGGCGAGGTCAACCAGCTCAAGCAGGAGCTGTCACGGATCGCCAACAACACCACTTTCAACGGCAAGCGGCTGCTGGATGGCACGCTGCGCAGCGAGCAGTTCCAGGTTGGCGCACAGGCCAACGAAACCATCAGCATGTCGATCGGCGATGGCCGCGCCACCGGCCTTGGCAACCATGCCGTCAATACCAGTGTCAACACCAGCACCACCACCAACGGCATTCAGGCCAACAATGGCCTTGAAGCCGCCAGCAAGCGCGGTTTCATCCTCTCCGACGGCTCGGTGATCGGCAAGGTGCAGACGGCAGGCACCACCAACGGCTACACCGCCACCACCTTCACCACGACGGCAGCCGATGGCACGACCGACACCTACCTCACCACTGCCAACGACAGCGCCAAGACCATCGCTGCCGGCATCAACAGCAACCTGACCGGCGCCTCGGCCACCGCCTACAACATGGTCACGGTGGCGGTCAGCGGAACGGCCGATGCCACCGATGCCGATGACATTACCATCAGCGATGGCACCAACACCGTGACCTATTCGGTCGCCGCCAGCGGTACCGCCACCAACGCGGCACTGGTGACGGCGATCAATGCTGACAGCGCCTTCACCGGTGCCGGCGGCTTTGCCCGCCTCAACGCCACCTCGGGCAATGTCGAGATCATCAACACCGAAGGGCGCGACATCCGGGTCGCTCTGGCCAAGGGCACCACGACTTCCGGTTCGACCGCGGTCACCGTGCAGGGTCTGGGCGACAGCAGTGCGACCAGCGTTACCAACGCCACCACCCGCACCGCCGGTGGCCAGATCAGCCTCTATCTCAATCAGGGTACTTCGGTGGCGGCCTCGGCCACCACGATCTTCACCGCTGCTCCGACCGCGGTGGCCGTGGGGCTGGCCGATGCCAGCGGTGGCAATGGCGTGGCCGCTCAGACCTTGAGTGTGGCTGGCGCGCAGGGCACCTCGTCGGTGGCCGTCAATGCCAACGATTCGGCTTACACCATTGCTACGGCGGTCAACCAGTACAGCTCCACCACCGGCGTCAGCGCCACGGCACGCACGGTGGCGACCCTCTCCGGGCTGTCGGCGGCCGGCACCATCACCTTTGGCCTGCAGGGCAGCAATGGCACGGCGACCACCATCAGCGCCAACATCACTGGCACCGGCAACTTGGTCGATCTGGTCACCGCCATCAACGGCAAGACCGGTGACACCGGCATCACCGCCAAGCTCAACAACAGTGGCGGCGTTGAGCTGACCCAGGCCGAAGGCCATGACATCAAGATCACCAACTTCACCCACAGTGCGGCGGTGAACAATGGCTCGTCGAGCGCACCGACCCAGGTGGCTGTCGAGCAGTCGATCACCGTCACCGGAGGCGAAGGGCAGTCGGTCAAACTCTATGACGGTGGCAACCGTGATGGTGCCGATTCGACGGTGGTGGGCGGCCAGGTGAGCTTCACCGGCTCGGCAGCCTACAACGTCTCGTCGAGCATTGCCGGTACGGTTGGCTCGGTCTTCTCTGGCGCTGCCAGTTCGGCCAATGCATCGAGCCTGTCATCAGTGAACAGCGTCGACATCAGCACCACCACCGGCGCCAATGATGCGATTGCGGTGATCGATGGCGCCATCGACCAGATCAACAGCATCCGCTCTGATCTGGGTGCGATTCAGAACCGCTTCCTGTCGGCGATCTCCAACATGCAGGCCACGTCGGAGAACATCAGCGCTGCCCGCTCACGGGTCATGGATGCCGATTTCGCCAGCGAAACGGCTGCCCTCAGCAAGGGGCAGGTGATGCAGCAGGCGGGCATGGCGATGCTGTCGCAAGCCAATGCGCTGCCGCAGCAGGTGCTGTCACTGCTGAGAGGTTGA
- a CDS encoding flagellar protein FlaG produces MAIEPLLTRSLNSYSVKPQSPAASMVAADSVPEQSNQSIGGNSLPARLAGVHLEADASPEQAQLAVQKLNEFIQKLQRDIHFDLDQQTGKTVITVRDRQTQEVIRQIPPEYVIKMAKMLQDEISARQGQLVQTSA; encoded by the coding sequence ATGGCAATCGAACCATTACTGACCCGTTCCCTCAATAGCTATTCAGTCAAACCGCAGTCACCGGCTGCCTCGATGGTGGCTGCCGACTCCGTGCCGGAGCAATCCAATCAGAGTATTGGCGGCAACAGTTTGCCGGCGCGGCTGGCAGGTGTTCACCTCGAAGCCGATGCCTCACCCGAACAGGCGCAGTTGGCCGTGCAGAAACTCAACGAATTCATCCAGAAACTGCAGCGCGACATCCATTTCGATCTCGATCAGCAGACTGGTAAAACCGTGATCACGGTGCGCGATCGCCAGACACAGGAGGTGATCCGGCAGATTCCGCCCGAGTACGTCATCAAGATGGCAAAGATGCTGCAAGACGAGATCAGCGCCCGCCAGGGCCAGCTGGTGCAAACTTCGGCCTAG
- the fliD gene encoding flagellar filament capping protein FliD, whose protein sequence is MVRSLVAAEGNAKAAILATEQSAVELKISSYGLLASAVNDFKGAISAMRNLTAGGGISATSSDSKVVSATATAAAVPGNYEVIASQLATSHRLISLSETNGTTALGGGTLTLSNGSGKSFNVTIAAALSGLNDIRDAINNSPDNFGVTASVVTTGTGSVLVLDGQGVGSDNAIKLTVADADTLNGDLSGLSRLAYDPLGSSGAGKNMTEDRAAVDASIKVNGVTLTNKSGNLFDKAIDGVTLTLNSTSLTPVTVKVAAKSADRNAIEQALNKFVTGYNTLLGKLNPMISYDAVQKQGGALLGESSARLLSQQLRTLLVTKVEGLPEGASSLSQIGLTSKRDGTLEINSTLLNSALNDHLDDTARLLASSGDPIKQLHKLESTPFTAVTDPVGSGTLTIHQGSKSFDVTVTAGVNDKVSDLISAINQAATSNGVAVKASYRSLVGGGVALTLQSQSEGAAIRVTANDDDGNDSDAAGLSRLVFDPDGNALQMNQSQAASRSVAQGLVKSIDRMVDSYTGKSGIFSLKNSQLTESISRIEERRTALNRRLDQYQQSLARQFAALDGLVGKLQSTQSYLTNQFDMLSNLAKGSSK, encoded by the coding sequence GTGGTCAGATCGCTGGTGGCGGCCGAAGGCAATGCCAAGGCAGCGATTCTGGCCACCGAGCAGAGCGCGGTCGAGCTGAAGATCTCCTCCTATGGTCTGCTGGCGTCGGCCGTCAACGATTTCAAGGGCGCGATCAGTGCGATGCGCAACCTCACGGCAGGTGGCGGCATCAGCGCGACCTCGAGCGACAGCAAGGTGGTCAGTGCCACGGCCACCGCTGCGGCGGTGCCGGGCAATTACGAGGTGATCGCCAGCCAACTGGCGACCAGCCATCGGCTGATCAGCCTGAGCGAAACCAATGGCACCACTGCATTGGGTGGCGGCACCCTGACCCTCAGCAATGGCAGCGGCAAGAGCTTCAATGTCACCATTGCGGCGGCACTGAGTGGCCTCAATGACATCCGTGACGCCATCAACAACAGCCCGGACAACTTCGGCGTCACCGCCTCGGTGGTCACCACCGGCACCGGCAGCGTGCTGGTGCTCGATGGCCAGGGAGTCGGCAGCGACAACGCCATCAAACTGACAGTGGCCGATGCTGACACCCTCAATGGCGATCTGAGCGGACTGTCGCGGTTGGCCTATGATCCGCTGGGCAGCTCGGGCGCTGGAAAGAACATGACCGAAGACCGTGCCGCGGTCGATGCCTCGATCAAGGTCAATGGCGTCACCCTCACCAACAAGTCTGGCAACCTGTTCGACAAGGCGATCGACGGCGTGACGCTGACCCTCAACAGCACATCGCTGACGCCGGTGACGGTCAAGGTGGCGGCCAAAAGTGCCGACCGCAACGCCATCGAGCAGGCGCTCAACAAGTTCGTGACCGGCTACAACACGTTGCTGGGCAAGCTCAATCCGATGATCAGCTATGACGCCGTCCAGAAGCAGGGCGGGGCGCTGCTGGGAGAGAGCTCGGCGCGGCTGCTGAGTCAGCAGTTGCGCACGCTGCTGGTCACCAAGGTCGAGGGGCTGCCCGAGGGCGCCAGCAGCCTGTCGCAGATCGGCCTCACCAGCAAGCGCGACGGCACGCTGGAGATCAACTCCACCCTGCTCAACAGTGCCCTGAATGACCACCTCGATGACACGGCACGCCTGCTGGCGTCGAGCGGCGATCCGATCAAGCAGCTGCACAAACTGGAATCGACGCCCTTCACGGCGGTCACCGATCCGGTGGGCTCGGGCACCCTGACCATCCACCAGGGCAGCAAAAGCTTCGATGTCACGGTCACCGCCGGCGTCAACGACAAGGTGTCGGATCTGATCTCCGCCATCAATCAGGCCGCGACCAGCAACGGTGTGGCGGTGAAGGCCTCGTACCGTTCGCTGGTGGGGGGCGGCGTTGCGCTGACGCTGCAAAGCCAGAGCGAAGGCGCGGCGATTCGGGTGACGGCGAACGATGACGATGGCAACGACAGTGATGCGGCCGGGCTGTCGCGGCTGGTGTTCGACCCTGATGGCAACGCCCTGCAAATGAATCAGAGCCAGGCGGCCAGCCGTTCGGTGGCGCAGGGGTTGGTGAAATCGATCGACCGGATGGTCGACAGCTACACCGGCAAGAGCGGCATCTTCTCGCTGAAGAACAGCCAGCTGACCGAGAGCATCAGCAGGATCGAAGAGCGGCGCACCGCGCTGAACCGACGGCTCGATCAGTATCAGCAGAGTCTGGCGCGCCAGTTCGCGGCCCTCGATGGCCTGGTCGGCAAGCTGCAATCGACACAGAGCTACCTGACCAACCAGTTCGACATGCTGTCGAATCTGGCCAAGGGCAGCAGCA